GCTAATGCTGCAGCAAACTCTTCAACATAAATTTTCCAGTTACTGCGTAATTCGAGCTGCCCACCAATAGCAACAATCGTTGGAAAAATCGCCCCACCATGCCAGCGCCGCTGAAGATGCTTACTCTTAGGCCAAGGATTGGGGTACAGTAAGTAATGATGGGTCGGTTGCCAGTTTGCTCTATGCACTAAACGCCAAAAATCATTCAAATCAGCTTGAACTAATATATATTGCCCAGACTCTGTTTGCTTATATTCTACATCGTGTTTATCTAAACGATGGGCTGACTTATCAATACCTATCACTAATGCATCAGGATGTAACTTAGCTAAATTAGCAGTGCTTTCACCGACACCACAGCAAGAATCTAAAATAATAGGTCCAGAAAACTCTTGCACCTTTGCATTTACTTCATCAAACGCTGCTTGAGTATGTGCTGCGATTGGTTTTTTAAACTCTGCGCGCAAATGCCGAACCACCACTTCCTCAAGCTTCTCATGCACCCCTTGTTGATTGGTGGTAATGCTTCGAGAGTTTGCCTTATCTGTCAATGTCTTAACCCCACACCTTTTTTAATCAATGTTAACGCCGTAAAAAATAACACCACGATAAACCCTATCAATACACTAAATGCCACCGTTAAATTGACATCACTGACACCTAAAAAGCCATAGCGAAAAGCATTAACCATGTAAATAATCGGGTTAACCTGCGACACTCCCTGCCAAAAATCTGGCAATAAGGTAATAGAATAAAAGACCCCACCTAGATACGTTAATGGCGTTAAAATAAAGGTTGGAATAATACTGATATCATCAAAACTATTGGCATAAACCGCATTGATTAAGCCGCCCAATGAGAACACCGCCGAAGTCAGTAGCACGGTTAGAATAATCACCAACAGATTATGGATTTGAATATCAACAAAAAATAAAGAAACCACAGTGACAATCAAACCCACCAGCATGCCTCGGGCCATCCCACCGCCAATGTAACCTAGCACTATGATGTAATTTGGTACCGGTGCAACCAGCAGTTCTTCAATGCTTTTTTGAAACTTTGTCGAATAAAAACTTGAGGCGACATTCGAATAAGAATTAGTGATCACCGACATCATAATTAAACCAGGAACAATAAACTCCATATAACTAAAGCCGCCCATTTCGCCAATTCGCGAGCCAATTAAGTTACCGAAAATAACGAAGTAAAGAGTCATAGTAATCGCTGGCGGGACGAGAGTTTGCACCCAAATCCGTAAAAAACGAATGCACTCTTTTATCCAAATGGCTTTTAGGGCGACAAAATAATTAGGCATGATTTTTTTCTCCTGCTGTTTGCGCCAGTAATCCAACAAACAACTCTTCTAAACGATTCGCTTTATTACGCATGCTTAGCACTTGATGACCTTGTGCACTGAGTTGAGTAAATACATCATTTAAGCCTTGAGATTTGGCCACTTCTACTTCAATGCTGTGCTCATCAAGCTGCTTAACCACATAATTAGCTAAGGAAACACCATCGGTGCTATTGGCTAAATCAAACACAAAGGTTTCTTTGTCAAGTTTGCTCAGCAAATGCTTCATGGTGGTGTTTTCAACAATTGTTCCTTGATCAATAATCGCGATGTTTTTACACAACATTTCAGCTTCTTCAAGGTAATGAGTAGTTAAAATAATCGTCACACCTTGTTGATTGATCTCTTTTAGGAACTCCCACATCGAACGGCGTAGCTCAATATCGACCCCTGCCGTTGGTTCATCTAAAATCAATAATTTTGGCTCATGCATTAACGCTCGAGCAATCATTAAACGGCGCTTCATCCCGCCTGATAATGAGCGAGCTTGTAAATCTTTTTTGTCTAAAAGCCCCAGTTTGCCTAAATATTTTTCGGCACGAATAAAGGCTTCTTTACGAGGTACGCCGTAGTAGCCCGCTTGGTTAACGAGTATTTGATTGAGAGTTTCAAATTGACCAAAATTAAATTCTTGCGGTACCAGCCCTAAACAGGATTTTGCTTTTTCAAGCTCACTATCGATACTGTGGCCAAACACCGAGACTTCACCGGCCGTTTTATTAACTAAGGATGAAATCACACCTATGGTGGTTGATTTCCCCGCTCCATTTGGTCCGAGCAAAGCAAAGAAATCTCCTTGTTCGACTGTTAAATCAATTCCTTTAACAGCGACTACCCCATTTTTATAGGTTTTTTGAAGGCCGCTGATTGCTAATGCATGTGTCATTCTTTTTCCCCATATCCCCAGCGTTGCATTAATTGATGCTCAATGCCAAGGTGATCTAAAATACGTGCCACCATAAAGTCCACTAAGTCTTCTATGGTCTGTGGTTTATGATAAAACCCCGGTGCGGCGGGCATAATCGTGACGCCCATTTTCGCAAGCTTGAGCATATTTTCTAAATGAATTTCGCTAAAAGGTGTTTCTCTTGGCACTAAAATAAGTTGCCCTCTTTCTTTAATCACCACATCTGCAGCACGCTCTAATAAATTATCAGAAGCCCCCGTCGCAATCGCAGAAACCGTACCAGCACTACATGGGCAAACCACCATCTTTTTCGGCGCTGCAGAACCAGAGGCAACGGGCGAAAACCAGTTATCTTTTCCAAACACTTTCAGCTGCCCCTCTTGGGCGTTAAAGCGCTCACTCAGTTGTGCTGTGGCTTTTTCTTCATTGCCTGAAAGTTTAATGTTTGACTCTACATCTAACACCACCCGGGCTGCACTACTGATAAGCACAAAAACCTGATGTCCTTGATTTATCAATACTTTGAGCAGTTTCAACCCATACGGAGCACCGGATGCGCCACTAAAAGCTAAAGTTACTGATGATTTAAATTCATTCATGGTGTCACTTATTCAAATTGATTTAAGACTGGCTATATTGATCCGTTAACGCGGTAATTATTTTCTGGTGAATACCGTCAAAGCCGCCATTACTCATGATTAAGACCTGATCGCCTGGCGAGACTCGTTCAAGCAACGCACTCACAATGTCATCGACCGTATCAAAACAAAGTGCATCAGCCTTATCGGCCGCCTGATGCAAAGACCAGTCTAGTTGTTTTGGTTCAAATAGATACGTTACGTCCGCAGCAGCTAAAGAGTTCAATAAGGTATCTTTGTGTACGCCCATTTTCATGGTGTTAGAACGAGGCTCTAAAATAGCGTGGATTTTTTGTGATCCTACTTTCGCACGCAGCCCAGCTAAAGTGGTTTTGATGGCCGTTGGATGATGAGCAAAGTCGTCATAGACATTAATGTCTGCCACTGTAGCTTTGAGTTCCATCCGTCGCTTTGGCGAAATAAACTCAGCTAACGCATCAATGGAAGACTCAACCGGGATCCCAACGTGACGAGCGGCAGCAATCGCCATAACTGCATTTTTGACATTATGCTCACCCATGGCTTGCCAGTGAACTTCGCCAAGCGTTTTGCCTGCAAGTTTCACCTTAAACACACTGCTATCAGCTTGAAGAAGCTCGTAGCTCCAATCATGACCTAACTGCTCAGTCTCACTCCAACACCCTTGTGCCATTACACGATTTAACGCCTCATCATCTGAGGGATAAACAACCTTGCCATTTTGCGGCACAATGCGCATTAAGTGATGAAATTGACGCTCAATTGCTGCTAAGTCAGCAAAAATATCAGCATGATCAAATTCTAAATTATTGAGGATCACCGTTCGCGGTAAGTAATGGACGAACTTACTGCGCTTATCAAAAAACGCAGTGTCGTATTCATCGGCTTCAATCACAAAAAATGGTGTCTCACCCAAACGGGCCGACACACCAAAATTTTGCACTATGCCACCAATCAAAAACCCCGGTTTTAATCCTGCATATTCTAAAATCCACGCCAACATACTCGCAGTCGTTGTTTTACCGTGGGTGCCGGCCACGGCTAACACCCAGCTATCTTGTAATAAATGCTGTTTTAACCATTCTGGGCCAGAGGTGTACGGTAAGCCTTTTTCTAACACATATTCAACGCACGGATTACCACGACTCATCGCGTTTCCGATCACGACCATATCAGGGCGAGGCTCTAGCTGGCTCGGATCATACCCTTGAGTTAAGCTGATCCCTAACTCTTGCAATTGGGTACTCATTGGTGGGTACACATTTAAATCGGAGCCAGTGACTGTGTGGCCTAATGATTTAGCTAATGCAGCGATGCCACCCATAAAGGTGCCACAAATCCCTAGAATATGAATATGCATGAATGTCTCTTTAAAAAGGTCAAAAAAATACCTGACAAAAGTCAGGTATTCTATGATGCCAAAATTAGCCTAACTTAGCACGGTTAAATTGGTGAGCCCGGAGGCATAGCTAAAGGAGCAAAACGCTTAGACCATTCACCTGTTGCTAAAAACTGATGGATCTCATCCGCCAAGTATTGCGAAAACACATCGTGACTACGGTGGTATTTTTTCGCTATAAATTTGAGTTGTGATAACAATTCAGCTTGTACTTCAGGGGCGACCGATGAATTGACACTTTGCTTAGCCATCAATACCGCGGTAAGCATTTGCACTCGTTGCTGTACTTTGCCCGCCATCCCTTGCTGGTTATCGGCAAAAAAGATCTGCTCAGCCAGTGAAAATATCACATCACGTACACCTAATTGCTGGGCATCACGCATTTTTTGTTGCTGCAAACGGTTTAAACGATCGCTATGAAGTAATAAAGCCAAACTGTGCTGCGCTGCGACCTCTGGTAACGCCATCGCATCGAGTGTTAGACCCGTACGACCTTGAATACTTTCGCGAGTTTTACTTTCTCCGTAAGCTTTTGGGGTGATTAAAGCTAATACAGATTCAGGGATCACCAAATGATTGCTCTCTAATGTCATTAAGAGTGCATTAAATGCGGCTTTTTGTTTTTCTGCCGTGACGATTTGATTGCCGGCAACTTCATGCTGACCACGGACTTCATAATGATAATCAACCCCTGCGATTAATTTAACTGCCGCTTCAACTTGATAACGATGTAATAAATACAGTGGAACCAGTACTTCCTCTAGTTGAGAGAGCGCTGTGCCGTTTTTAATATTTTTAATCCCAAACTGAGCCAGCGCTTGTTGGCGTATCGTTAATATACGCTTGAGTTCTAAATCCGGCTCTGCGCCGTTATCCCACAAATGCGCAGTTGGATGCGCGCCGCCTTTGGCACGGGCATCGCTGTCAGAAATAAACTCTAAGCCAAGCTGTTTATTTTCACCTAACACTTGCGCTAAAAACTCAGCTTCTTGCGCCGCAGGGACATCTGCATAACCATACTTGATCACTTGGTTATCCCACTGCCCCATGCCTTTTGCATACGCTTGCTCAGTATTAAAACTGCCATCATCATTAAAACTCACCAATGGATGTGGATAATCCATCACTGAAGCACGATCTTTAATCGATGCAGAAAAGTTGTGCGCAATACCTAAAGTGTGACCCACTTCATGGGCACTGAGCTGACGAATACGATCTAAAGCCATGTTTTGCAAAGTGAGATTAACTTCATCACCCTTTACAAATGGGGCTGCAAGCGCCTCAGCAATTAAAATATCTTGGCGGACACGTAGTGACCCCAATGTGACATGCCCTTTAATGATTTCACCGGTGCGAGGATCTATCACCGACGAGCCATAAGACCATCCTCGTGTGGCACGATGCACCCACTGAATAACGTTGTAGCGAATATCCATAGGATCAGCATGCTCTGGCAACACTTTAACTTGAAAAGCATTTTTATAACCCGCTTGCGCAAAGGCGTGATCCCACCATAGCGCCCCTTCTATCAAAGCAGTTTTAACCGGATCGGGCACACCCGGATCTAAATAATAAATAATCGGTTTTACTGGTTCACTCAGTGCTGCATTGGGATCTTTTTTTGCCAATCGATGACGAGGAATGTAGCGAACATACATAGACTCACTTAAAGGAGCTGCATAGTCTTTATGCTCAACGCTCCAATAACCCGATTGAGGGTGAAAAGCTCGTGGCGTGTAATTGTCATCGGGTAACTCAATCAATGAATGGTGCATATTTAATGAGATACTGTATGGGTCAGCACTTACTTGACGGACAAACTCTCCAGGTTGACTCCCTTTAAAGGTTAACACCGCTTCTAATTCTGTATTTTTTGCAAATGACTTAGAGCGTGGCATATACACAGCACTTCGCGCAGTATCTAACGAAAAGTTGCCTTGATTTCGTGCCGCAAGGGTGCGTGATACACCATGAACATCAGATAAAAGATAAGGGGTATAATCCACCAAAAAGCGCTTATTGGTTTTTGCTGCGATATCAAAACCAAATAAAATACTCGAAGCAAACGCTTCTTTCACACTTTGTAATTCAGCTTTGTTATCTGTATTGGCCCGGTAGTAAGTATTTAATTGACGCAACATCAATTTATGGCCCATTTTTTCGAACTTAACCAGACGAGTCTCGCCAAGCTGCCCCCGATCGAGGCCAATATCATTGGAGCCTAACCCCATAGGTAAACTGTGTTGTAATAAAAAAGCCTGATCCAGTTTTTCGACTTCGAGGTACAGTTTTCCACTGTTGTCATCGACATAAAATGAAAAAAAGCCCGGATATTGATTCATATCGCGAGTAAATTCATCAATTGACTTAAGTGAAGCGTGCGCTTGAGTTACAATACTCAATAACAGACTCAGCGTAATAAAGAGAAAACGTCGGCTTTTCAACATAATGTTACCTTTGTTTGTATGCTTAGTGGTGGAATTGTTATCTGATGATACACAATATACAACTGCTAGGTACACGTTTTTCGACTGTTAGGATTTGATCAATCCACCTAATGTATTAAAGCTAGCGTAATGTTTTAATTCGTTAATCTTAACTGTAATCAACTATGCTTAAGATATTGATCAAATCGATTTGATAAAATTACAACTCAGCGCTTAACCCCGTAATACATGCTCTCTCACATTTGCTGTATTACATCGCTTAGGAATTAGGAAACTAAAATGCGTAGACTCCCGCCAGTGTTACTCGAAGATGGTTGCTCAAGAGAGCTGTTATCACTGATCCGTACCATTCTTGCTGCTTGTAAAGAAATTTCATTCCGCGTTGGTCAAGGCGCTCTTTCGGGTGTACTTGGTTCAACCTTAGATGAAAATATTCAAGGCGAAACACAAAAGAAACTCGATGTCCTTTCGAATCAATTATTGAAAGATATTTTACTCGAAACAGGTTACGTTAAAGCCATCGCCTCTGAAGAAGAAGACTACACGGTTGCGGGTAACCCAGATGCCAAGTTTATCGTTGCTTTTGACCCACTTGATGGCTCATCAAATATCGATATTAACTCATTGGTGGGCACCATCTTCTCAATTATGGAAGCGCCTGAGGGCTCTGACGCAAGTGATCCGAGTATTTTCATGCAACCGGGTGATAAACAAGTCGCAGCAGGTTATGTTTTATATGGCCCATCAACCATGTTAGCGCTCACGACAGGTAACGGGACTCGCATTTTTACCTTAGATAAAACCCACGGCAGCTTTTTATTAACGCATGAATACGCACAAATCCCTGCGAAAACAAATGAATTTGCGCTCAATATGTCGAACCAGCGCCACTGGCAGCCAGCAATGCAAAATTATGTTGCCGATTTACTTGCAGGTGACACAGGACCTCGTCAAGAAAACTTCAATATGCGCTGGATTGCGGCCATGGTGGGCGATGTTCATCGCGTGCTGACTCGTGGTGGATTATTTTCTTACCCTGCAGATACTAAAGATCCAAACAAGCCTTATAAACTGCGTTTACTTTACGAAGCAAACCCAATGGCCATGTTAGTAGAACAAGCTGGAGGCATTGCTTCAACAGGCAATGAGCGAATTATGTCTATTCAACCTGATGCCATCCACCAGCGTGTTGCGGTAATTTTAGGCTCAAAAGACGAAGTGGAAACCTGTTTGTCATACCATCAATAACCGACGGTAATCCCCTCTTTCATCACAAAAAAATGGAGAACTTAGTTCTCCATTTTGTTTTAGCAAGTAACACGAGTCGTCCACTCGTGCTGTTTTCTCTGTAATGTTACTCTGCGGATTGAGCCGAGCTCTGTATCTCGTTGCGCTCTGATGATTTAGATAACCATAACGCCATTGATTTGGCCTGCTGTTTGCCATCTTGTTTTTCAAAACGTATTAAAATATCCGCTTTACCATCTTGGTTAAAATCTTGTGTTTCTATCAAGCTGCCGTTTTTAGGTAGTGCCACGGTATATTTCGACTTTTTCTTAGCAAATAAGCGCTCTGCTTCACCTTTATGAATTCTAAACTCATCATCGTCAGTTTGAATAAACAGATCTTTTAAACCGTCGCCATCAAAATCGGCCAGTTCAAATGCCGTACGACCTCCTCGACCGGTATCAGTATTCACTAACACTTCAATTTCTGTATCGTAGTCAGGTTTTTCACTAAACTGGCGCTTTGTGTGCATCCGATGGATAAACATATCCGCATCGAGGGATCCGGATACTAAAGACATCATCGAACCCACTCCGAGTTCCATCGAGAACATTGCATAATCCAGTAAACCATCATTATTTAGATCATTAAATTCAAGCTGACTTTGCCCTTTTGGTTTAAGCGTGATCTCTGGCTGTTGAGCAAACATCAATTGCTGTTTATTAAGCTGGCCAAAACGGATCTGATACTGAGTATCACCACCAAACATGCCGCCTTTTTCTGATTTTTTTGTCACTAAATCAACCAATTTGTCACCATCGAGATCAATCAAATGTTCAAGACTAGTAAGGGCAGACATATCGTCATCATCTCGTCTGATCCGTTGATATTCTTGCTGATTTAACACGCCAGCATGAAAAGGAACGGTTATAGACTCAGTAGAAAAATCCCCTTGGGCTAATTGCGTAAACACGATAAGTTGGTCACCTTGAACAAAAGCAAGATCTAATCGCTCATCACCATTCACATCAATGCTAAAACTCTCTGGCTCGCTGACTGTAATGCTACGCTGTTTAATGTTTTGCTCTGGTATGAAGGCTATTTTTTGTTGCTTAAATTGCCCATCGGCCTGCTGTAAGTAAATATTCACTTGCTCAAAATTTGCTGTCAGTACATCGACTAACCCATCTCCATTTACATCTTGGGCAAACTCACCAAAGCTTGCCAATGCAGAATTGTGAGGCGCATAAAAAGAATCGATCTCAGTCAACAATTGTGTTTTTCCAGACTGAATATCCACACTCAACAACTCAGTTGCCGTCATAACCAGCAAGCTTTCACTGCTGTGATTAGCCAATTGTCCTGAGGAAAAAAATAAACTGTTGCTCGGCAAAGCAAAACTGGTCGCTTGATTCGTTTTCGTAGACTCTAAATTTGAAAACACATTAATGATGGTGCGCTCTTCTTTTGTGCTGCTAATCAGCACATGTTGAGGTTGTTTAGTCTGGTGTAAATAGAGCAATTTTCCGGATAAATCATACTCGCTGATCAGCTGATAGCGTTCAAACTCGATTTCTGTTTGTGTTTTTGCACTGAGGTGACTACAAACCATCAGACTAGATGCACAGCACATCAACACAGCGAACTTATTTAATGTCATTTATTCTTCCCTTTTAGTTATTATTTTAAATGCACACTCACTAAAGTAATGCTGAGCTAGCGCAATGCTTGATGCAGCTTAACCGACGGACTGTCAAAAACAGATAAAAAGAATGCAACAAGGTATGAATGGAGTCAAAAAAGGGAAATAAGTTCACTTTAATTTTTTGATGGTTAAGTGACGATTGCGGTATAAAAAAATGCTACGATAGCACCTTAAAATATTATTTAGATAACGATTTCATGCCGACACAATGCGCACTATGCCAAGCACCTCTTTCCTGTAGCGCCGATCAACAATGCTGGTGTATGACATTGCCAAATATCCTTCCTTTAGACAGCCACAATACCTGTTTATGCCAATCGTGTTTGCTTACAAAAATTAACCATTTTTTATCTGAACAATATCGCAGCCAACCTTTAGATCGTTTAATTAGTCTAGCCGCCCCCTATCAAGCAACCCCAGCCATTGCAGGGCTTGATTTTAGCATAGTGCAAGGCAAGTATATGTTTCACCGCTGGGCACATTTAAAACGAGGTTATTGCTGTGGTAATGGCTGCCAAGAGTGTCCTTGGCGAACAGATAACCTCAATGATCCTCCGCTATATTTATGACCAAGTATCGATAAAAATTTATAATAAACTGTCAATTTAGCTAAAGGACTGAGACACAAAAATAAAAACAAAAAGTTGCTGTACTCCTCTATACTAAATCACTATTAATGATTTTAAAAACACATAGTTGAACCTATACCGGCTCTCTATATTATCATTTTTCATAAAATGGCTGATGATACAAAAGTGAGTTAACGATTTGTGACTTCTAGGAATATTCAATGTTTGTACTTAGCGCTAAATACCAATTGTCTCTCAATGAGAATCAGCAACTAAAACAAGAAATAGACACTCTCAAAAATCAAAATCACACGTTGCAACAAGAGAACACTCATCTCAAAGAGCAAGCTGAACAAATGCTTTCGCCCTCTGAAATTCACTATAAAGAAATGCTATTAAAATGTGCGATTGAGTGTATTAACCAAATCCAAGGTGTCCGTGAAACTGTATTATCATCTTATCAAGCCATTGACTCAGAAAGCCGCTCTAGTGATTTAATTAATGGTTTACTCGATGCCTCAAGTGAATCATTACATCATATTGTCGATGATATGCGAGGGTTGACAACGAAAATGGGAGGTATGACTCAAAGTATTTCAGGCTTATCAGCAATGGCTGACAGCATCAATACATTTGTTTCGACCATATCTAAAATATCCGACCAAACTAATCTCTTAGCACTCAATGCAGCCATTGAAGCAGCCCGAGCTGGCGAAGCTGGTCGAGGTTTTAGTGTGGTTGCA
This region of Pseudoalteromonas ulvae UL12 genomic DNA includes:
- the trmB gene encoding tRNA (guanine(46)-N(7))-methyltransferase TrmB; this translates as MTDKANSRSITTNQQGVHEKLEEVVVRHLRAEFKKPIAAHTQAAFDEVNAKVQEFSGPIILDSCCGVGESTANLAKLHPDALVIGIDKSAHRLDKHDVEYKQTESGQYILVQADLNDFWRLVHRANWQPTHHYLLYPNPWPKSKHLQRRWHGGAIFPTIVAIGGQLELRSNWKIYVEEFAAALALTGHAADVELYQAEQSITPFERKYWASGQQSHRLVINLPHL
- a CDS encoding ABC transporter permease; protein product: MPNYFVALKAIWIKECIRFLRIWVQTLVPPAITMTLYFVIFGNLIGSRIGEMGGFSYMEFIVPGLIMMSVITNSYSNVASSFYSTKFQKSIEELLVAPVPNYIIVLGYIGGGMARGMLVGLIVTVVSLFFVDIQIHNLLVIILTVLLTSAVFSLGGLINAVYANSFDDISIIPTFILTPLTYLGGVFYSITLLPDFWQGVSQVNPIIYMVNAFRYGFLGVSDVNLTVAFSVLIGFIVVLFFTALTLIKKGVGLRH
- a CDS encoding ABC transporter ATP-binding protein, producing the protein MTHALAISGLQKTYKNGVVAVKGIDLTVEQGDFFALLGPNGAGKSTTIGVISSLVNKTAGEVSVFGHSIDSELEKAKSCLGLVPQEFNFGQFETLNQILVNQAGYYGVPRKEAFIRAEKYLGKLGLLDKKDLQARSLSGGMKRRLMIARALMHEPKLLILDEPTAGVDIELRRSMWEFLKEINQQGVTIILTTHYLEEAEMLCKNIAIIDQGTIVENTTMKHLLSKLDKETFVFDLANSTDGVSLANYVVKQLDEHSIEVEVAKSQGLNDVFTQLSAQGHQVLSMRNKANRLEELFVGLLAQTAGEKNHA
- a CDS encoding flavin prenyltransferase UbiX translates to MNEFKSSVTLAFSGASGAPYGLKLLKVLINQGHQVFVLISSAARVVLDVESNIKLSGNEEKATAQLSERFNAQEGQLKVFGKDNWFSPVASGSAAPKKMVVCPCSAGTVSAIATGASDNLLERAADVVIKERGQLILVPRETPFSEIHLENMLKLAKMGVTIMPAAPGFYHKPQTIEDLVDFMVARILDHLGIEHQLMQRWGYGEKE
- the mpl gene encoding UDP-N-acetylmuramate:L-alanyl-gamma-D-glutamyl-meso-diaminopimelate ligase, coding for MHIHILGICGTFMGGIAALAKSLGHTVTGSDLNVYPPMSTQLQELGISLTQGYDPSQLEPRPDMVVIGNAMSRGNPCVEYVLEKGLPYTSGPEWLKQHLLQDSWVLAVAGTHGKTTTASMLAWILEYAGLKPGFLIGGIVQNFGVSARLGETPFFVIEADEYDTAFFDKRSKFVHYLPRTVILNNLEFDHADIFADLAAIERQFHHLMRIVPQNGKVVYPSDDEALNRVMAQGCWSETEQLGHDWSYELLQADSSVFKVKLAGKTLGEVHWQAMGEHNVKNAVMAIAAARHVGIPVESSIDALAEFISPKRRMELKATVADINVYDDFAHHPTAIKTTLAGLRAKVGSQKIHAILEPRSNTMKMGVHKDTLLNSLAAADVTYLFEPKQLDWSLHQAADKADALCFDTVDDIVSALLERVSPGDQVLIMSNGGFDGIHQKIITALTDQYSQS
- a CDS encoding zinc-dependent metalloprotease, which gives rise to MLKSRRFLFITLSLLLSIVTQAHASLKSIDEFTRDMNQYPGFFSFYVDDNSGKLYLEVEKLDQAFLLQHSLPMGLGSNDIGLDRGQLGETRLVKFEKMGHKLMLRQLNTYYRANTDNKAELQSVKEAFASSILFGFDIAAKTNKRFLVDYTPYLLSDVHGVSRTLAARNQGNFSLDTARSAVYMPRSKSFAKNTELEAVLTFKGSQPGEFVRQVSADPYSISLNMHHSLIELPDDNYTPRAFHPQSGYWSVEHKDYAAPLSESMYVRYIPRHRLAKKDPNAALSEPVKPIIYYLDPGVPDPVKTALIEGALWWDHAFAQAGYKNAFQVKVLPEHADPMDIRYNVIQWVHRATRGWSYGSSVIDPRTGEIIKGHVTLGSLRVRQDILIAEALAAPFVKGDEVNLTLQNMALDRIRQLSAHEVGHTLGIAHNFSASIKDRASVMDYPHPLVSFNDDGSFNTEQAYAKGMGQWDNQVIKYGYADVPAAQEAEFLAQVLGENKQLGLEFISDSDARAKGGAHPTAHLWDNGAEPDLELKRILTIRQQALAQFGIKNIKNGTALSQLEEVLVPLYLLHRYQVEAAVKLIAGVDYHYEVRGQHEVAGNQIVTAEKQKAAFNALLMTLESNHLVIPESVLALITPKAYGESKTRESIQGRTGLTLDAMALPEVAAQHSLALLLHSDRLNRLQQQKMRDAQQLGVRDVIFSLAEQIFFADNQQGMAGKVQQRVQMLTAVLMAKQSVNSSVAPEVQAELLSQLKFIAKKYHRSHDVFSQYLADEIHQFLATGEWSKRFAPLAMPPGSPI
- a CDS encoding class 1 fructose-bisphosphatase, whose translation is MRRLPPVLLEDGCSRELLSLIRTILAACKEISFRVGQGALSGVLGSTLDENIQGETQKKLDVLSNQLLKDILLETGYVKAIASEEEDYTVAGNPDAKFIVAFDPLDGSSNIDINSLVGTIFSIMEAPEGSDASDPSIFMQPGDKQVAAGYVLYGPSTMLALTTGNGTRIFTLDKTHGSFLLTHEYAQIPAKTNEFALNMSNQRHWQPAMQNYVADLLAGDTGPRQENFNMRWIAAMVGDVHRVLTRGGLFSYPADTKDPNKPYKLRLLYEANPMAMLVEQAGGIASTGNERIMSIQPDAIHQRVAVILGSKDEVETCLSYHQ
- a CDS encoding FG-GAP repeat domain-containing protein encodes the protein MTLNKFAVLMCCASSLMVCSHLSAKTQTEIEFERYQLISEYDLSGKLLYLHQTKQPQHVLISSTKEERTIINVFSNLESTKTNQATSFALPSNSLFFSSGQLANHSSESLLVMTATELLSVDIQSGKTQLLTEIDSFYAPHNSALASFGEFAQDVNGDGLVDVLTANFEQVNIYLQQADGQFKQQKIAFIPEQNIKQRSITVSEPESFSIDVNGDERLDLAFVQGDQLIVFTQLAQGDFSTESITVPFHAGVLNQQEYQRIRRDDDDMSALTSLEHLIDLDGDKLVDLVTKKSEKGGMFGGDTQYQIRFGQLNKQQLMFAQQPEITLKPKGQSQLEFNDLNNDGLLDYAMFSMELGVGSMMSLVSGSLDADMFIHRMHTKRQFSEKPDYDTEIEVLVNTDTGRGGRTAFELADFDGDGLKDLFIQTDDDEFRIHKGEAERLFAKKKSKYTVALPKNGSLIETQDFNQDGKADILIRFEKQDGKQQAKSMALWLSKSSERNEIQSSAQSAE
- a CDS encoding DUF5522 domain-containing protein, producing MPTQCALCQAPLSCSADQQCWCMTLPNILPLDSHNTCLCQSCLLTKINHFLSEQYRSQPLDRLISLAAPYQATPAIAGLDFSIVQGKYMFHRWAHLKRGYCCGNGCQECPWRTDNLNDPPLYL